In the genome of Labrus mixtus chromosome 21, fLabMix1.1, whole genome shotgun sequence, one region contains:
- the LOC132955856 gene encoding somatostatin receptor type 2: MDLSFLVDKEYNQTYLEERSYLADNIDGFGITMAILYLVVCILGLAGNTLVIVAILKLDKMTSSTTVYILNLAVADGLFMVGLPFIASQNFQKHWIFGDMACKVVMVLDGINQFTSVYCLTVMSIDRYMALADPLRFARWRTPRIAKIVSAFLWLFSLITILPMALHFSSIGGQCIPNLVSDAWWLGTLTYTFFTGFALPFMVMTVAYTALLLTLRSKRIRAIAPHKQNQRLERQVTKMVVAVVAVFGMCWLPFYTFNFCSLYQSDLAQTFAKAFEFVVLLSYSWSCANPILYACLSDTFKGHFRTLLCQGNNLYPSIHNNTEQYDLHDTGVQDVNILA; encoded by the coding sequence ATGGATTTATCATTTTTAGTTGATAAAGAATACAATCAGACTTATTTGGAGGAACGTTCTTATTTAGCAGACAATATTGATGGCTTTGGCATCACCATGGCTATACTGTACTTGGTGGTGTGCATCCTTGGACTAGCTGGAAACACCCTTGTCATTGTTGCTATTTTGAAATTGGACAAAATGACGTCTTCCACAACAGTGTACATTTTGAACCTAGCGGTAGCCGATGGACTTTTCATGGTCGGGCTTCCCTTCATAGCGAGCCAGAACTTTCAAAAGCACTGGATATTTGGCGACATGGCGTGCAAAGTGGTTATGGTTCTGGACGGCATTAACCAGTTCACCAGCGTCTACTGTCTCACGGTGATGAGCATCGACCGCTACATGGCTCTGGCTGACCCGCTTCGATTTGCTCGCTGGAGAACGCCACGCATTGCCAAGATAGTTTCAGCATTTCTGTGGCTATTCTCACTCATCACCATCCTTCCAATGGCGCTACACTTCTCATCGATAGGGGGCCAGTGTATACCCAACCTGGTATCAGATGCCTGGTGGCTTGGCACCTTAACTTACACCTTCTTCACAGGGTTTGCCTTGCCATTTATGGTCATGACAGTAGCCTACACAGCACTGTTGCTAACACTGCGGTCCAAGCGAATTAGAGCAATTGCGCCGCACAAACAGAACCAAAGGCTGGAACGGCAGGTCACCAAAATGGTGGTGGCAGTTGTGGCGGTGTTTGGAATGTGCTGGCTGCCTTTTTACACCTTTAACTTCTGCTCCCTGTATCAAAGTGACCTGGCCCAAACCTTTGCCAAAGCTTTTGAGTTTGTGGTATTGCTGTCATATTCATGGAGCTGTGCTAATCCCATCCTGTATGCCTGCCTCTCTGACACCTTCAAGGGGCACTTCCGCACCCTCCTTTGCCAAGGCAACAATTTATATCCAAGCATACACAACAACACTGAACAGTATGACTTACATGACACCGGTGTGCAGGATGTGAACATTTTGGCatag